In the Phaseolus vulgaris cultivar G19833 chromosome 7, P. vulgaris v2.0, whole genome shotgun sequence genome, one interval contains:
- the LOC137830204 gene encoding uncharacterized protein yields MGCVVLQNVLLCCAVGSYLKPIPNFISINQFHTPNKTLSFSVMCSAKLLIFLVLFSAIPIGIIVTLERAQPATHVYHYHSSGWFRECAKWDSHNRRFLVSLFEGGLAQVKLPEKDSDSSPPLEEVTVVKEASLAGNASLGIVIDPSRNRVLVVNADVIGNRYGALAAYDLTTSNRLFLTQLSGPSDEKSFADDVAVDAEGNAYVTDVKGNQIWKVGVEGKLISTIKSPLFPAKEWYKSLVGLNGIVYHPDGFLIVIHTFSGNLFKIDLTKGEEVKLIKVKGSLSFGDGLELVSPTKLVVAGNPSGRLVESSDGWSTASVVGTFSGPMHRLATAATVKDGKVYLNHLVGMGYPKKKHALVEAVF; encoded by the exons ATGGGCTGTGTAGTGTTGCAGAATGTGTTGTTGTGTTGTGCAGTTGGCTCCTATTTAAAACCCATTCCTAATTTCATTTCCATAAACCAATTCCACACTCCAAACAAAACTCTCTCTTTCTCTGTCATGTGTTCTGCAAAGCTTCTGATCTTTTTGGTACTCTTCTCTGCCATACCCATCGGAATCATCGTCACATTGGAGCGAGCGCAACCCGCCACCCATGTCTACCACTATCACAGTTCTGGCTGGTTCCGAGAATGCGCCAAGTGGGATTCTCACAACCGTCGCTTCCTAGTTTCTCTTTTCGAAGGCGGTCTTGCCCAGGTTAAGTTGCCGGAAAAGGATTCCGACTCATCACCGCCGTTGGAGGAAGTGACGGTGGTGAAAGAGGCCAGCTTAGCCGGAAACGCATCTTTGGGTATTGTCATTGACCCTTCCAGAAATCGAGTTCTGGTTGTTAACGCGGATGTCATTGGAAATCGATACGGTGCACTCGCAGCATACGATCTCACTACTTCGAATCGCCTATTTCTTACCCAATTAAGTGGTCCTA GTGATGAAAAATCTTTTGCAGACGATGTTGCAGTGGATGCTGAAGGCAATGCCTATGTTACTGATGTAAAAGGCAATCAAATCTGGAAAGTTGGGGTGGAAGGGAAGCTTATATCAACCATCAAAAGCCCATTGTTTCCTGCAAAAGAGTGGTACAAGAGCTTGGTTGGGCTAAATGGAATAGTTTACCACCCAGATGGGTTCCTGATAGTGATCCACACTTTCAGTGGCAATTTGTTTAAGATTGATTTAACAAAAGGAGAGGAGGTAAAGTTAATAAAGGTTAAAGGGAGTCTTTCTTTTGGAGATGGTTTGGAACTAGTGTCTCCTACTAAGCTGGTAGTTGCTGGGAATCCTTCAGGAAGATTAGTGGAGAGTTCAGATGGGTGGAGCACTGCTTCTGTTGTGGGAACATTCTCAGGGCCTATGCATCGCTTGGCCACAGCAGCAACTGTTAAGGATGGGAAGGTGTATTTGAACCATTTGGTTGGAATGGGATACCCCAAAAAGAAGCACGCACTTGTTGAGGCAGTTTTTTAG